The following proteins are encoded in a genomic region of Roseofilum reptotaenium CS-1145:
- a CDS encoding glycogen/starch/alpha-glucan phosphorylase, with product MNQSMIPQDQCPIQIEDDRTGMSVETLKRAFADNLFYLQGKYESLATQDDFYMALAYTLRDRLLSRWLKTLKTYLENDVKTVYYLSAEFLMGRHLGNSLINLHLYDRIRQAVEESGLDLEEILEHEPDPGLGNGGLGRLAACFLDSLATLEIPAVGYGIRYEFGIFHQIIQDGWQAEIPDKWLRLGNPWEIARPDQAVEVKFGGHTEIYSDEKGRPRKRWIPDTRVMGIPYDTPVPGYDTNTVNPLRLWKAESSDDFDFGEFNAGNYDGAVSEKMRSETISKVLYPNDNTPQGKQLRLEQQFFFVSCSLQDIVRVHLMRHKTLDNLPETAAIQLNDTHPAVAIAEMMRLLVDEHGFDWNIAWRITQKTFAYTNHTLLPEALERWSVGLFEAILPRHLEIIYEINHRFLEDVKHWYPEDSGLLSRLSLIEEGGEKKVRMANLACVGSHAINGVAALHTELLKQDTLKDFYKLWPEKFYNKTNGVTPRRWVLLSNPKLSELFTRKLGEGWLKDVDQLRKLESYVEDPEFRAEWRTIKQHNKQLMADYIAAHNGLEVDPHSLFDIQVKRIHEYKRQHLNVLNIITLYNRIKQNPDLNIQPRTFIFGGKAAPGYFMAKLIIKLVNSVAEVVNKDPDVRGRIKVVFLANFNASLGQRIYPCADLSEQVSTAGKEASGTGNMKFSMNGALTIGTLDGANIEIREEAGAENFFLFGLTAHEVAALKQQGYKPWEYYEQNAELKQTIDRIASGFFSHGDRNMFKPLVDSLMYNDPYMLFADYQDYIDCQDKVDRAYADQESWTKMSILNSIRMGKFSSDRTISEYCQQIWGVKPVKVELEEYNQALAGLNVTQPVSS from the coding sequence ATGAACCAATCCATGATCCCTCAAGACCAATGTCCGATCCAAATTGAAGATGACCGGACAGGAATGAGTGTAGAGACTCTCAAACGCGCTTTTGCAGATAACCTATTCTACTTGCAAGGAAAATATGAATCGCTAGCAACCCAAGATGACTTCTACATGGCTCTGGCGTATACTTTACGCGATCGCCTCTTGAGTCGTTGGCTCAAAACCCTAAAAACCTACTTGGAAAACGATGTAAAAACCGTTTATTATCTCTCAGCCGAGTTCCTCATGGGTCGGCACTTAGGGAATAGCCTGATTAACCTACACCTGTACGATCGCATCCGTCAAGCCGTAGAAGAATCGGGTCTCGATCTCGAAGAAATCCTAGAACATGAACCCGATCCAGGTTTGGGAAATGGCGGTTTAGGTCGATTAGCAGCTTGCTTCCTCGACTCTCTAGCAACCCTAGAAATTCCTGCCGTCGGCTATGGAATTCGCTATGAATTTGGAATTTTCCATCAGATTATTCAGGATGGATGGCAAGCGGAAATTCCTGATAAATGGTTACGTCTAGGTAATCCTTGGGAAATTGCTCGTCCCGATCAAGCGGTAGAAGTTAAATTTGGTGGCCATACCGAAATCTATAGTGATGAAAAAGGACGGCCGAGAAAACGCTGGATTCCCGATACAAGAGTGATGGGAATTCCCTATGATACGCCAGTTCCCGGTTATGATACCAATACCGTAAACCCCCTACGGTTATGGAAAGCAGAATCAAGCGATGATTTTGATTTTGGTGAATTTAATGCAGGGAACTATGATGGTGCAGTTTCAGAAAAAATGCGCTCTGAAACGATCTCTAAAGTTCTTTATCCCAATGACAATACGCCCCAAGGGAAACAACTGCGACTCGAGCAACAATTCTTCTTTGTTTCCTGTTCTCTCCAGGATATTGTGCGTGTTCACCTGATGCGCCATAAGACTCTAGATAATTTACCAGAAACGGCTGCTATCCAACTCAATGATACACACCCTGCCGTGGCGATCGCCGAAATGATGCGTTTATTGGTCGATGAACATGGCTTTGATTGGAATATTGCTTGGCGCATCACTCAAAAAACCTTTGCCTACACCAACCATACCTTACTCCCCGAAGCCCTAGAACGGTGGTCAGTTGGGTTATTTGAAGCCATTCTTCCCCGTCACCTGGAAATCATCTATGAAATCAACCATCGATTCTTAGAAGATGTGAAACATTGGTATCCAGAGGATTCAGGACTCCTCAGTCGCCTATCCTTAATTGAAGAAGGTGGAGAAAAGAAAGTCCGCATGGCGAATTTAGCCTGTGTGGGTTCCCATGCCATTAATGGAGTTGCCGCCTTACATACGGAACTGCTCAAACAGGATACTCTCAAAGACTTTTACAAACTTTGGCCTGAGAAATTCTACAACAAGACCAATGGAGTTACCCCTCGCCGTTGGGTGTTATTAAGTAACCCCAAATTGTCAGAACTCTTTACCCGTAAATTGGGTGAAGGATGGTTAAAAGATGTGGATCAATTGCGTAAATTGGAAAGTTATGTAGAAGATCCAGAATTTCGAGCAGAGTGGCGCACAATCAAACAGCATAATAAACAGTTAATGGCTGATTATATTGCCGCTCACAATGGTTTAGAAGTCGATCCCCATTCCTTGTTTGACATTCAAGTGAAGCGGATTCATGAGTATAAGCGTCAACACTTGAATGTGTTGAATATTATCACTCTGTATAACCGGATTAAGCAAAATCCAGATCTGAATATTCAACCCCGGACATTTATCTTTGGCGGGAAGGCTGCACCGGGATACTTTATGGCCAAATTAATCATTAAATTGGTTAACTCAGTGGCTGAAGTCGTGAATAAAGACCCGGATGTGCGCGGTCGAATTAAGGTTGTTTTCTTGGCTAACTTTAATGCGTCTTTAGGGCAGAGAATTTATCCCTGTGCCGATTTATCTGAGCAAGTTTCCACTGCGGGTAAAGAAGCCTCCGGAACCGGCAATATGAAGTTTTCCATGAATGGCGCTCTCACCATTGGTACGTTAGATGGAGCCAATATTGAAATCCGAGAAGAAGCTGGTGCAGAGAATTTCTTCCTGTTTGGCTTAACCGCTCATGAGGTGGCAGCACTCAAACAACAAGGGTATAAGCCTTGGGAGTATTATGAACAAAATGCCGAACTCAAGCAAACCATCGATCGCATCGCCTCTGGATTTTTCTCCCACGGCGATCGCAATATGTTCAAGCCTTTGGTAGACTCCCTAATGTACAACGATCCCTATATGCTGTTTGCTGACTATCAGGATTACATTGATTGTCAAGACAAAGTGGATCGTGCTTATGCCGATCAGGAGAGTTGGACGAAGATGTCTATTCTCAATTCTATCCGTATGGGCAAGTTTTCTAGCGATCGTACGATTAGCGAATATTGCCAGCAAATTTGGGGGGTTAAACCCGTGAAAGTTGAATTGGAAGAATACAATCAAGCCTTAGCAGGTTTGAATGTTACCCAACCCGTCAGTTCTTAG
- a CDS encoding SWIM zinc finger family protein — MEFAYSYHGSTAVNNHGNKTQMSFSPDTKRPPTYFIGELRKSVAFREAISALHDVVVSDLRYQPKDNEEYKEWAKQQEDLEWQSFAVQKEEVAAQIATIRDELTALNSINYERWRPYYKAREQFRRYVWKKQLDFYFVFDPVITVHPDEIFFECFSQDESSYGRLGASYDVFQNINEFACGTTNIDYSAALYDEFQKIRSYKTTQFQVDPSGFEVQTTHEETFKEVKIDLPDSWVRGFLQVSSAMSLPATTFDLHPMDIHNICLILRRNKEKKGPRSLRYILEPGQPIKVVFDPWNKEVVCWRSPYTGNNSQEIRVWGRRRIHILERLIPIAQKFTVHLLGTGMPSFYVADLGDMSFTLGLSGWTANDWSSSGNFDLMAPRADVDEWTQKIIFDALRETWAETPESLAKRLGLSQAAVLGALGAYTQAGCAIYDLNKQVYRLRELSHEPLPMERLRFANEREEKATRFLSENQVQVSSVTESGGALILQGTVRDNGKTYAPNLTIDRDERTIKAECTCNWYQQNKLYKGPCEHILALRMHHARLCQ; from the coding sequence ATGGAATTTGCCTATTCATACCACGGCAGTACAGCCGTTAACAACCACGGAAATAAAACCCAAATGTCCTTTTCCCCCGACACCAAACGTCCGCCCACCTATTTTATCGGTGAATTGCGAAAAAGTGTCGCATTTCGAGAAGCCATTAGCGCTCTTCATGATGTCGTCGTCTCCGATTTGCGCTACCAACCCAAAGACAACGAAGAATATAAAGAATGGGCGAAACAACAAGAAGACTTAGAATGGCAATCTTTTGCTGTACAGAAAGAAGAAGTCGCTGCCCAGATCGCGACCATTCGTGACGAATTAACTGCACTTAATTCCATCAATTATGAACGCTGGCGACCCTATTATAAAGCCAGAGAACAATTTCGTCGCTATGTGTGGAAAAAACAACTGGATTTCTATTTTGTCTTCGATCCTGTAATCACAGTTCACCCGGATGAAATCTTTTTTGAATGCTTCAGTCAAGATGAATCCAGTTATGGCAGACTGGGGGCAAGCTATGACGTATTTCAAAATATCAACGAATTCGCCTGCGGCACGACAAATATTGACTATTCTGCCGCTCTCTATGATGAATTTCAAAAAATTAGAAGCTACAAAACCACCCAATTTCAAGTCGATCCGTCTGGCTTTGAAGTACAAACCACCCACGAAGAAACATTCAAAGAAGTCAAAATTGATTTACCTGACAGTTGGGTAAGGGGCTTTTTACAGGTGAGTTCTGCCATGTCACTCCCGGCAACCACCTTTGATTTACACCCCATGGATATCCACAATATCTGTCTGATTCTCCGCCGCAACAAGGAGAAAAAGGGGCCGCGCAGTTTGCGCTATATCCTGGAACCGGGACAACCCATCAAAGTAGTGTTCGATCCCTGGAATAAAGAAGTAGTTTGTTGGCGATCGCCCTATACTGGCAATAATAGCCAAGAAATCCGCGTCTGGGGTCGCCGTCGCATCCATATTCTAGAGCGCTTAATCCCCATTGCCCAAAAATTCACTGTTCATCTTTTAGGCACAGGAATGCCCTCCTTTTATGTCGCCGATTTAGGCGATATGTCCTTTACATTAGGCTTATCCGGATGGACAGCCAATGACTGGTCAAGTTCCGGCAACTTTGACCTCATGGCTCCCCGCGCTGATGTCGATGAATGGACACAAAAAATAATCTTTGATGCGCTGCGAGAAACTTGGGCAGAAACGCCAGAGAGTCTTGCTAAACGGTTAGGATTAAGTCAAGCGGCGGTATTAGGAGCGCTTGGAGCCTATACCCAAGCTGGATGCGCCATTTATGACCTGAATAAACAAGTCTATCGCCTGCGAGAATTGAGCCACGAACCTTTACCGATGGAACGCTTACGCTTTGCCAATGAGCGGGAAGAAAAAGCGACTCGTTTCTTAAGTGAAAATCAAGTCCAAGTTAGCAGTGTAACGGAGTCTGGTGGCGCATTAATTCTCCAAGGAACCGTTCGTGACAACGGAAAAACTTACGCGCCCAATTTGACAATCGATCGAGATGAGCGTACAATTAAAGCAGAATGTACTTGCAATTGGTATCAGCAAAATAAGCTGTATAAAGGCCCTTGCGAACATATCTTGGCATTACGGATGCATCATGCCCGTTTATGTCAATAA
- a CDS encoding type II toxin -antitoxin system TacA 1-like antitoxin: MSDSNSIRESTITLQLESQHYQLLEEAATLTGLSVTDYIVHHALSAAIAHKALHCSSHSPQPTADPQPTESTDAQATPDPLAAILDNNPQDLHNLAKGILSTLTWSFSDIIQKSQNPQ, translated from the coding sequence ATGTCTGACTCCAACTCGATCCGGGAATCTACTATCACCCTCCAACTCGAATCCCAACATTATCAACTCCTAGAAGAAGCCGCCACCTTAACTGGATTAAGCGTAACCGATTATATTGTACATCATGCCCTGAGTGCAGCGATCGCCCACAAAGCCCTGCACTGCTCATCCCACTCTCCCCAGCCCACAGCAGACCCTCAACCCACCGAATCTACAGACGCTCAAGCCACACCAGACCCCCTAGCAGCTATCCTTGACAATAACCCCCAAGATCTCCATAACCTCGCCAAAGGCATTCTATCGACCCTCACCTGGTCATTCTCAGACATCATCCAAAAAAGCCAAAACCCTCAATAA
- a CDS encoding ubiquinone biosynthesis protein UbiE, which produces MVNPLAELAYQGWQQTKNALSLAHKSLAYQLSTVLIDRQKSSIPAINPQVLSIIQQRLDALLKVDWEEANSGVYPLELLFEEDWPHLFSTYPMIWLDLPLTWQRKNRQEYQVFPSEVDRSTYPRYYLQNFHYQTDGYLSDRSAKLYDLQVDILFNVI; this is translated from the coding sequence ATGGTGAATCCTTTAGCTGAACTGGCCTATCAAGGGTGGCAACAAACGAAGAATGCATTAAGCTTGGCTCATAAGAGTCTGGCCTATCAATTGTCTACTGTATTGATCGATCGCCAGAAGAGTTCTATACCGGCGATCAATCCACAAGTATTAAGCATTATTCAACAGCGCTTGGACGCTCTATTAAAAGTCGATTGGGAAGAAGCAAACTCAGGAGTTTATCCCCTAGAGCTGTTGTTTGAGGAAGATTGGCCACACTTATTCTCCACTTATCCGATGATTTGGCTCGATTTACCTCTCACTTGGCAACGGAAAAATCGTCAAGAATATCAGGTATTCCCGTCAGAGGTCGATCGCTCGACTTATCCTCGGTATTATCTACAAAATTTCCATTATCAGACTGATGGCTATTTGAGCGATCGCTCCGCCAAATTGTACGATCTGCAAGTCGATATTCTCTTCAATGTTATCTGA
- a CDS encoding MFS transporter, giving the protein MTPLSKLEAVQDQPAHQTSDSEKSIKTIILAGVVGNVIEWYDFALYGYLAPIISLLFFPNDNQIVSLLQTYGVFAAGFVMRPLGAGIFGYIGDRVSRRTELFISVILMAIPTFILGLLPTYNQIGIAAPIFLILLRLVQGLSVGGEFTGSVTYVAETAPQTRRGFTTSFVNVGSTTGLLLGLGIVALITHLLSDSNLLTWGWRLPFLFGGILGLTGLYIRSNLPDSEVFEEHQEGRQVPLLSDLKQSLVPMLQAMFFAGGYSSTYYIIMVYIPTYLDQFTDVSRSGVLVIHVVALTIQILILPLFGWLSDTTLRRKSWLLLAILSVALFGFPAFWLLLQPNNYEVWLAQIGLAIFLVPLLAISPVMMVEIFPTETRLTAYSLSFNLGASIMGGTSLLVCTWLINVSGNIYAPVIYLVISACMSAIALGFMGDRSREPLL; this is encoded by the coding sequence GTGACACCACTATCTAAACTTGAAGCCGTCCAGGATCAGCCCGCTCACCAGACGAGTGACAGCGAAAAAAGCATCAAAACCATTATTCTTGCTGGTGTTGTCGGTAATGTGATCGAATGGTATGACTTTGCCCTTTATGGCTATTTAGCCCCCATCATCTCCCTACTGTTTTTCCCCAACGATAATCAGATTGTCTCTCTGCTACAAACCTATGGAGTCTTTGCCGCAGGATTCGTCATGCGACCTCTTGGGGCAGGAATTTTCGGTTATATTGGCGATCGCGTTAGTCGTCGGACTGAACTCTTTATTTCCGTGATCTTAATGGCAATCCCCACCTTCATATTGGGCTTATTACCCACATATAACCAGATCGGGATTGCAGCACCCATTTTTTTAATTCTGCTCAGATTAGTTCAGGGATTATCCGTGGGCGGCGAATTCACTGGATCGGTAACCTACGTGGCGGAAACCGCTCCCCAAACTCGGCGCGGCTTCACTACTAGCTTTGTCAATGTGGGATCTACAACAGGTTTACTCTTAGGTTTAGGTATTGTGGCGTTGATTACCCATCTGCTGTCTGACAGCAACCTACTGACTTGGGGCTGGCGCTTACCGTTCTTATTTGGCGGTATATTGGGATTGACTGGACTCTACATTCGCAGTAATCTCCCCGATTCAGAAGTGTTTGAAGAACACCAGGAAGGCAGACAAGTTCCTCTACTGAGCGATCTGAAGCAATCCCTGGTTCCCATGCTTCAGGCCATGTTTTTTGCCGGGGGATATAGTTCTACTTACTACATCATTATGGTCTATATTCCGACCTATTTGGATCAATTCACCGATGTTTCCCGCAGTGGGGTTTTAGTCATTCATGTGGTTGCCCTCACCATCCAGATCCTGATTCTTCCCCTGTTCGGTTGGCTATCCGATACGACTTTACGGCGTAAATCCTGGTTATTGCTGGCAATTTTGAGTGTGGCACTGTTCGGTTTTCCTGCATTTTGGCTGTTGTTGCAACCGAATAATTACGAAGTCTGGTTGGCTCAAATCGGATTGGCAATTTTCCTGGTTCCCTTGTTGGCAATTTCTCCCGTGATGATGGTGGAAATTTTTCCGACGGAGACTCGCCTGACTGCCTATTCTCTGTCTTTCAATCTAGGAGCGAGTATTATGGGGGGAACATCCCTGTTGGTTTGTACCTGGCTAATTAATGTCAGTGGTAATATCTATGCTCCTGTCATTTATTTAGTCATTAGTGCCTGCATGAGTGCGATCGCCTTGGGATTTATGGGCGATCGCAGCCGCGAACCCTTACTCTGA
- a CDS encoding WGR domain-containing protein: MKRIKQTTLHYQDNRSDKIYEVELLSAGDNGYIVHFRYGRRGANLKEGTKTPNPVSLPQAEKLFDKLVQEKTKKGYQDITATAETSAMPQSAATDKEMTRDDRILSYLQGIPPEDWPLDRIIWRAGELHLSAATPHLLKLLGTGEPLRDYCIAHALGQLGNSEALPVLKQLETNASTPEFVKRIAFESMWKLGDGTTRDELQQMAHDRLPTILQEAIATGNSDTVIETLAAYLDTKDYQPFQVLQILYQTHLDITRPALHNFICTAPLAPPSFKPLRHLFKMAEYRQDAEFFGSLAWRFETGKALYNSKVYYVRLPDGRYLNCYEHRYNQETRRYELVADNLRNEQQRPDTSLAYSQDTRDYLRRRVWRSLAKLGEQGDLKYIDLAVGVLLAYSDGDAQPVREKSSYRWTSGGQYVAIKSYWDQYAGYLSFNHILYSNSPRYHWQYGYKAWKCKDDYKPGVPPPETREEAFPEVWNQRPDALLELLLKSQCHRVHQFAVKALTDNPNFCQQMAVQDLVGLLSQSYDETAQFAFNLAKKRYTPENPNFDLVIALLNCSFTPARTQAQEWIDANPDLFVGSAEFLCQLLLSPHLEIQEFARQLLRSHPIPENRIKIIIGYIISELISFTTGESVAAISDTLLQLFAIPLQTLSLQVILDLLAHPVLKVQTLGARLLQNHETPATELPVSIIESLIASPQEAIRRIGVDIFGQLGDRQLREDYRDAIIAMAVSAIPDLRQSIQPIISRLANGHPQFSVPLATELIEFLITPESHEGVHKDLFSLLHIHLPGWKDQISQELTLRLLKSKSGFAQQLSGIILGANVYRWAKQWSIAEIVRFASHEVLTVRQASWTMIEQNSDRIKASDAEKLAAVRLLEAKWEDSRKFAQDFFQRHFTDSDWTPEVMVLICDSIREDVREFGRQLVTRTFQEPYGQDYLLKFSEHPSTDMQVFASQYLQNYATNNPEQLEQLKPYLITVLSQVNRGRVAKQRVFHFLEQEALKSEAAAQIIAEVLTRQSATMAIADKSHCLHLMLRLHQRYPNIPLPLEVKPVTEIRR, from the coding sequence ATGAAACGGATTAAACAGACAACGCTCCATTACCAAGACAACCGCTCGGATAAGATCTATGAGGTAGAATTACTTTCAGCAGGCGATAATGGGTATATCGTCCATTTCCGCTATGGTCGTCGGGGAGCTAACCTAAAGGAAGGGACGAAAACGCCTAACCCGGTATCTTTGCCACAAGCGGAGAAACTGTTTGATAAGTTGGTACAGGAAAAAACGAAGAAGGGATATCAGGATATTACCGCTACGGCTGAAACCTCTGCAATGCCTCAATCTGCTGCAACAGATAAGGAGATGACGAGAGACGATCGCATCTTATCTTATCTCCAAGGGATTCCACCGGAAGATTGGCCGCTCGATCGCATCATTTGGCGTGCCGGAGAATTACACCTGAGTGCCGCAACGCCCCATCTCCTCAAGCTTTTAGGCACAGGCGAACCCTTGCGAGATTATTGTATTGCCCATGCTTTGGGACAATTAGGAAATTCGGAAGCTCTGCCGGTATTAAAGCAGTTGGAAACTAATGCATCAACTCCAGAATTTGTCAAGCGAATTGCCTTTGAGTCGATGTGGAAATTGGGAGATGGGACGACAAGAGACGAGTTGCAGCAGATGGCGCACGATCGCCTACCGACTATTCTACAAGAGGCGATCGCCACCGGAAACTCCGACACAGTAATCGAAACTCTTGCCGCCTATCTCGACACTAAAGACTATCAACCCTTTCAAGTTCTACAAATCCTCTACCAAACCCATCTCGACATCACTCGTCCAGCCTTACACAACTTTATCTGCACCGCACCCCTCGCGCCTCCAAGCTTCAAACCCCTGCGCCACCTGTTCAAAATGGCAGAATATCGCCAAGATGCCGAATTTTTTGGCAGTTTAGCCTGGCGATTTGAAACTGGAAAAGCCTTATATAACAGCAAAGTCTATTATGTGAGATTGCCTGATGGACGCTACCTAAACTGCTATGAACACCGATATAACCAAGAAACGAGACGCTACGAACTTGTAGCAGATAACTTGAGGAATGAACAACAACGTCCTGATACCTCCCTAGCTTATAGTCAAGATACCCGCGACTATCTGCGACGACGGGTATGGCGCAGCCTGGCTAAATTAGGGGAGCAAGGAGATTTAAAGTATATCGATCTAGCAGTGGGAGTTCTCTTAGCCTACTCGGATGGCGATGCTCAACCCGTTCGAGAAAAAAGTTCTTATCGATGGACTTCAGGTGGGCAATATGTTGCTATCAAAAGCTATTGGGATCAATATGCGGGTTATTTATCTTTTAATCATATTCTCTACAGCAATAGTCCTCGCTATCATTGGCAGTATGGATATAAAGCTTGGAAATGTAAAGATGATTATAAACCAGGAGTTCCTCCCCCGGAAACTAGGGAAGAAGCATTTCCTGAAGTCTGGAATCAACGCCCGGATGCCTTATTAGAATTACTATTAAAGAGTCAATGTCATCGGGTACATCAGTTTGCCGTCAAAGCCTTAACAGATAATCCCAACTTTTGCCAGCAGATGGCAGTGCAAGATTTAGTGGGTTTATTGAGTCAATCTTATGACGAAACTGCACAATTTGCCTTTAACTTAGCCAAGAAACGTTATACGCCCGAAAATCCCAATTTTGATTTAGTCATTGCTCTTTTAAACTGTAGCTTTACGCCCGCTCGCACGCAAGCACAGGAGTGGATAGACGCAAACCCGGATCTATTTGTGGGTTCGGCTGAATTCTTGTGTCAGTTGCTGCTCAGTCCCCATCTGGAAATTCAAGAATTTGCGCGTCAGTTGTTGCGATCGCACCCCATCCCCGAAAATAGAATTAAGATTATCATTGGCTATATCATCTCTGAACTGATTAGCTTCACCACCGGAGAATCAGTAGCAGCCATATCCGATACTCTCCTTCAACTCTTTGCTATTCCTCTACAAACCCTCAGTTTACAAGTCATTCTGGACTTACTCGCGCATCCAGTTCTGAAAGTGCAAACCCTAGGCGCAAGATTACTACAAAACCATGAAACTCCAGCAACGGAGCTTCCTGTCAGTATCATTGAATCCTTGATAGCCTCTCCTCAAGAAGCTATCCGGAGAATTGGGGTAGATATCTTTGGTCAATTGGGCGATCGCCAACTGCGAGAAGACTACCGAGATGCTATTATAGCCATGGCTGTCAGTGCGATTCCTGATCTGCGCCAATCCATTCAGCCGATCATTTCCCGTCTCGCTAACGGTCATCCTCAGTTTAGCGTCCCCTTAGCCACAGAATTAATCGAATTTCTCATTACTCCAGAATCCCATGAAGGCGTTCATAAAGACCTATTTTCCCTGCTCCATATCCATCTTCCCGGATGGAAAGACCAAATTTCCCAAGAGTTAACCCTGCGTCTGCTTAAGTCTAAATCTGGCTTTGCCCAGCAACTCAGTGGTATTATCCTCGGTGCAAATGTCTATCGTTGGGCGAAACAGTGGTCAATTGCCGAAATTGTTCGCTTTGCCAGCCATGAAGTGCTAACCGTTAGACAAGCCTCTTGGACAATGATAGAGCAGAACAGCGATCGCATCAAAGCCTCCGACGCGGAAAAATTAGCCGCAGTCCGCCTGTTAGAAGCCAAATGGGAAGACTCGCGCAAGTTTGCCCAAGACTTTTTCCAACGCCATTTCACCGACAGCGACTGGACTCCAGAAGTCATGGTTCTCATCTGCGACAGCATTCGCGAAGACGTGCGCGAATTTGGCCGTCAGCTCGTCACCCGTACGTTCCAAGAACCCTATGGGCAAGATTATTTACTCAAGTTTAGCGAACATCCCAGTACGGATATGCAAGTATTCGCCAGTCAATATTTACAGAATTATGCCACCAATAACCCAGAGCAGTTAGAGCAGTTAAAGCCCTATTTAATCACAGTTTTATCCCAAGTGAATCGGGGACGGGTGGCGAAACAGAGGGTCTTTCACTTCTTAGAACAGGAAGCTCTCAAAAGTGAAGCGGCAGCACAGATAATTGCCGAAGTGCTAACTCGGCAGTCAGCGACCATGGCGATCGCCGATAAATCCCATTGTTTACACTTAATGTTACGCTTGCACCAACGCTATCCCAATATTCCCCTTCCTCTTGAAGTGAAACCCGTTACCGAAATCCGACGTTAA
- a CDS encoding mechanosensitive ion channel family protein, with protein MLAFIVFFVTQGIREVIVVHLQQQHDKVDRKLIRTLVDVISFISSGAVVLFGIQRLGANLFPLLAGLGVGGLAIALGAQSTLENVIAGLALFFDKPVVAGEKCVFGEHEGIVQSIGLRSIRLEGLDGNLISMPNSAFSQLQLTNKSRAEKILFKHRIHLSYETKSHQLKSALDQFRKLLVDHEHTLEAGLHVRCVGYNEYSIVVELQAYIDTGNREEFLLIQECLLLKVKSVVEEVGTKFAIGV; from the coding sequence ATGTTGGCGTTTATCGTATTTTTTGTCACTCAAGGTATTCGAGAGGTGATCGTAGTTCACTTACAACAACAACACGATAAAGTAGATCGTAAATTGATCCGAACTCTTGTTGATGTTATCAGTTTTATTTCTAGTGGAGCTGTTGTTTTATTTGGGATTCAAAGACTTGGAGCCAATTTATTTCCCCTGTTGGCTGGGTTAGGGGTTGGAGGTTTAGCCATTGCCCTAGGTGCACAATCAACCTTAGAAAATGTTATTGCTGGACTGGCATTATTTTTTGATAAGCCAGTGGTTGCAGGTGAAAAATGTGTTTTTGGAGAGCATGAAGGTATTGTCCAATCTATTGGTCTACGCTCTATACGTCTTGAAGGCCTTGATGGGAATTTAATCTCTATGCCGAATTCAGCATTCTCTCAACTGCAACTCACCAATAAAAGCCGAGCTGAGAAAATTTTATTTAAGCATAGAATCCACCTCTCTTATGAAACCAAATCTCATCAACTCAAATCGGCCTTAGATCAGTTTCGCAAGCTTTTGGTCGATCATGAACATACTCTTGAAGCTGGGCTTCACGTTCGATGTGTGGGATATAATGAATATTCTATTGTTGTAGAACTTCAAGCTTACATTGATACTGGTAATCGAGAAGAGTTTCTCTTGATTCAAGAATGTTTATTGCTGAAGGTGAAAAGTGTTGTTGAGGAAGTAGGAACTAAGTTTGCGATTGGTGTGTGA
- a CDS encoding Uma2 family endonuclease, translated as MKTLLPSDVWTRASWDEYLKTLEDLLLNKGKSYYNKGHMRLEMSPVGHDHAADNSMVDFAVQLFCTLRGIPFKGLANCSYRKAGERESQPDLSYYVGEQAQVIPWGTTVVDLNRYPPPNLAIEIAVSSLLDDQGNKRSLYEDLGVAEYWVVDVQLARILAYTIANRGSKRIDHSQVLTGLSIAVLEEAMQRSRQQERSQVGAWLLAQFQP; from the coding sequence ATGAAAACTCTGTTACCATCAGATGTCTGGACAAGAGCATCTTGGGATGAATACTTAAAAACCCTTGAAGACCTGCTATTGAACAAGGGAAAGAGCTACTATAACAAAGGGCACATGAGGCTTGAAATGTCACCAGTCGGTCACGATCATGCAGCAGATAATTCCATGGTGGATTTTGCGGTGCAACTGTTTTGTACACTCAGGGGAATTCCGTTTAAGGGTTTAGCCAATTGTAGCTACCGCAAGGCTGGGGAGCGAGAGTCTCAGCCCGATTTGTCTTATTATGTAGGAGAACAAGCCCAAGTGATTCCTTGGGGAACAACAGTGGTGGACTTGAACCGCTACCCCCCACCTAATTTGGCAATTGAAATCGCAGTATCTTCGTTGCTCGATGACCAAGGGAATAAGCGATCGCTCTATGAAGATTTAGGAGTGGCTGAATATTGGGTTGTAGACGTGCAATTGGCTCGTATTTTGGCTTATACCATTGCAAATCGCGGCAGTAAGCGGATTGACCATTCCCAAGTCTTAACTGGTTTGAGTATAGCGGTACTAGAGGAAGCCATGCAGCGCAGTCGGCAGCAAGAGCGATCGCAAGTTGGAGCGTGGTTGTTGGCCCAGTTTCAGCCTTAA